Proteins found in one Rahnella aceris genomic segment:
- a CDS encoding helix-turn-helix domain-containing protein: MRRKLTAAQVAERAGMVPMTLRNLERGNTGVTLGACLAVMQVLGVEQDLNLLLKDDPFGRQLQDATLIPRKPTSRNSRSKRTPSSVSSDNTLLKQDEPDTESDWAKDDFLSAGSLASLLQGGENTGKKTHKRTKK, translated from the coding sequence TTGCGCCGCAAACTGACGGCAGCACAGGTCGCAGAACGGGCAGGTATGGTTCCCATGACATTGCGCAATCTTGAACGCGGCAACACAGGCGTCACTCTCGGTGCCTGTCTGGCGGTAATGCAGGTTCTGGGCGTAGAACAAGATCTCAATTTGTTGCTCAAAGATGATCCGTTCGGCCGCCAGTTGCAGGACGCTACATTAATTCCCCGTAAACCCACCTCACGCAACTCCCGTTCAAAACGGACGCCTTCCTCTGTGTCCTCAGATAATACTCTTTTAAAACAAGATGAACCGGATACAGAAAGTGACTGGGCTAAGGATGATTTTTTAAGTGCGGGTTCATTAGCGTCACTGCTTCAAGGTGGTGAAAATACCGGTAAAAAAACCCATAAAAGGACGAAGAAATGA
- a CDS encoding type II toxin-antitoxin system HipA family toxin, whose amino-acid sequence MTVRIAVYADWAPLPSPLRIGYLNVHQAAGREIFAFEYDQAALEHPDFAHLQLDPRIGLFTGPQYPAQRQDIFGAFADTSPDRWGRLLMKRRLEREKRAGVASASQRLYESDYLLGVHDSFRIGALRFRLNDEGNFLDDRHDVAAPPFIQIRELEAASRALEKDRENQDAAGDEWLRLLIAPGGSLGGARPKASVSAPDGHLWIAKFPSINDEYDIGAWELVVNTLAKACGLNVPESLARRYANPHHCFLVKRFDRTTEGQRKHFASAMTLTGHQDGDDASSGISYLELAAVIINQGAQPNQDLRELWSRIVFNLLVSNTDDHLRNHGFLLEPGKGWRLSPAYDMNPVAQSTGLKLNISESDNAMDLDLALSVAPVFRISNSDALDIIRRCQQIVRQWPTIASKIGLSVREQNAMSSAFRLA is encoded by the coding sequence ATGACGGTAAGGATTGCCGTGTATGCCGACTGGGCGCCCCTCCCATCGCCTTTGCGCATCGGTTATCTCAATGTGCATCAGGCTGCAGGTCGCGAAATTTTTGCCTTTGAATATGATCAGGCTGCGCTGGAGCATCCTGATTTTGCCCATCTTCAGCTTGATCCACGAATAGGGTTATTCACTGGCCCCCAATATCCGGCACAAAGGCAGGATATTTTTGGTGCCTTTGCGGATACCAGTCCGGATCGCTGGGGACGGTTGTTGATGAAAAGACGGCTGGAACGTGAAAAACGGGCAGGTGTGGCCTCTGCAAGCCAGCGTCTTTATGAATCTGATTACCTGCTGGGCGTGCATGACAGTTTTCGTATCGGCGCGCTGCGGTTTCGGCTCAATGATGAAGGCAATTTTCTGGATGACCGTCATGATGTCGCTGCTCCTCCTTTCATTCAAATTCGTGAACTCGAAGCCGCCAGCCGGGCGCTGGAAAAGGACCGTGAAAATCAGGATGCCGCAGGAGATGAATGGTTACGTTTACTGATTGCACCAGGCGGATCGCTTGGCGGCGCCCGCCCAAAAGCCAGCGTCAGCGCACCAGATGGTCATCTGTGGATAGCAAAATTTCCCAGCATTAATGACGAATATGATATCGGTGCATGGGAGTTGGTCGTCAATACGCTGGCAAAAGCCTGTGGTCTGAATGTGCCTGAAAGCCTTGCCCGCCGCTACGCCAATCCTCATCATTGTTTTTTAGTGAAGCGTTTTGACCGGACGACAGAGGGTCAGCGTAAACACTTTGCCTCGGCGATGACGCTGACCGGCCATCAGGATGGCGACGACGCCTCTTCAGGTATCAGCTACCTTGAGCTGGCGGCGGTAATTATTAATCAGGGCGCGCAGCCAAATCAGGATTTACGCGAACTCTGGTCGCGTATCGTGTTCAATTTGCTGGTATCCAATACCGACGATCATCTGCGCAATCACGGTTTTCTACTGGAACCGGGAAAAGGATGGCGTCTTTCACCCGCCTATGACATGAATCCGGTGGCGCAAAGCACAGGATTAAAACTGAATATCAGCGAATCCGATAATGCGATGGATCTCGATTTAGCGCTTTCTGTCGCGCCGGTGTTTAGGATTTCAAACAGCGATGCGCTGGATATCATCCGTCGCTGCCAGCAAATCGTCAGACAGTGGCCAACGATTGCCAGCAAAATTGGCCTCTCTGTACGCGAGCAAAATGCGATGTCATCAGCATTTAGGTTAGCATGA
- the glpG gene encoding rhomboid family intramembrane serine protease GlpG, giving the protein MVRILNLNNPRLAQAFVDYMATQGFTLTMKHESQEVQLWLEDESRLEEAEKQVALFVRDPLHPRYQEASWKTGKAQPHLKMSHTPFLKTLRSRAGPLTIGMIVLSLAVFILQQMVGDELVMSWLAWPDSSRVFQLWRWFTPALMNFSFIALLINLAWWWYLASQIEMHLGSGKLFTVTLISALISGWGQSMVSGSWFGGLSGVVYALMGYAWLTGQLKPESRLYVPGGLLVISLIFMFIGYATGGAAVSNAAHAFGLGLGLIMAFVDTRTPRNKKNK; this is encoded by the coding sequence ATGGTGCGCATTCTTAACCTGAACAACCCCCGCCTGGCTCAGGCTTTTGTCGATTACATGGCAACCCAGGGTTTTACGCTGACGATGAAACACGAAAGTCAGGAAGTGCAGCTCTGGCTGGAAGATGAATCCCGTCTGGAAGAGGCCGAGAAGCAGGTGGCGCTGTTTGTGCGCGATCCCCTGCATCCACGCTATCAGGAAGCAAGCTGGAAAACCGGCAAGGCACAGCCACATTTAAAGATGTCGCACACGCCCTTCCTGAAAACCCTGCGCAGCCGCGCCGGGCCGCTGACGATAGGCATGATTGTGCTGAGTCTGGCGGTGTTTATCCTGCAACAGATGGTCGGCGACGAACTGGTGATGAGCTGGCTCGCCTGGCCGGACAGTTCGCGCGTTTTCCAGTTATGGCGCTGGTTCACCCCGGCTCTGATGAATTTCTCCTTTATTGCCTTGCTGATTAATCTGGCATGGTGGTGGTATCTCGCCAGCCAGATTGAGATGCATCTGGGCAGCGGCAAACTGTTCACCGTGACACTCATTTCGGCCCTGATCAGCGGCTGGGGCCAGTCGATGGTCAGCGGTTCGTGGTTCGGCGGATTATCCGGTGTGGTGTACGCGCTGATGGGTTACGCCTGGCTGACCGGCCAGTTGAAACCGGAAAGTCGTCTGTATGTGCCCGGCGGATTACTGGTCATTTCGCTGATTTTTATGTTCATTGGCTATGCTACGGGCGGCGCGGCCGTGTCGAATGCCGCGCATGCGTTTGGTCTGGGCCTCGGCCTGATCATGGCATTTGTTGACACGCGCACTCCGCGCAACAAAAAAAATAAGTAG
- a CDS encoding DeoR/GlpR family transcriptional regulator — protein MKQTQRHDAIIDLVRQQGYVSTEELVEHFAVSPQTIRRDLNDLAEQNKIHRHHGGAALPSSSVNAAYNDRKVMWSEAKARIAERVASQIPDGSTLFIDIGTTPEAVAHALLNHKNLRIVTNNLNVATLLTAKEDFRLFLAGGEVRARDGGIMGEATLDFISQFRLDYGILGISGIDMDGSLLEFDYHEARTKRAIIENSRCVMLVTDHSKFGRNAMVNLGKMDLIHYLFTDKQPPDSVKQIIDKYDVHLELC, from the coding sequence GTGAAACAAACACAACGCCATGATGCGATTATCGATTTAGTCCGCCAGCAGGGGTATGTCAGCACCGAAGAGCTGGTGGAGCATTTTGCAGTCAGCCCGCAAACTATCCGCCGTGATCTGAATGATCTGGCGGAACAGAATAAAATTCACCGTCACCATGGCGGTGCAGCCTTGCCGTCCAGTTCGGTGAATGCGGCATACAACGACCGTAAAGTGATGTGGTCGGAAGCGAAAGCGCGTATCGCCGAACGAGTCGCCAGCCAGATCCCTGACGGTTCAACGCTGTTTATTGATATCGGCACCACGCCGGAAGCCGTGGCGCATGCGCTGCTTAACCATAAAAATCTGCGCATCGTGACCAACAACTTGAACGTCGCGACGCTGCTGACAGCCAAAGAGGATTTTCGTTTGTTCCTCGCAGGCGGTGAAGTGCGCGCCCGCGACGGCGGCATCATGGGCGAGGCAACGCTCGATTTCATCTCTCAGTTCCGCCTTGATTACGGCATTCTCGGCATCAGTGGCATCGATATGGACGGTTCGCTGCTCGAATTCGACTATCACGAAGCCCGTACCAAACGCGCGATTATCGAAAACTCCCGCTGCGTGATGCTGGTGACGGACCATTCCAAATTTGGCCGAAACGCGATGGTCAACCTTGGCAAAATGGATCTGATTCATTATCTGTTCACTGATAAACAGCCGCCGGACAGCGTGAAGCAGATCATCGACAAGTACGACGTGCATCTCGAACTGTGCTGA
- the glpD gene encoding glycerol-3-phosphate dehydrogenase: METKDLIVIGGGINGTGIAVDAAGRGLSVLLLEAQDLACATSSASSKLIHGGLRYLEHYEFRLVSEALAEREVLLKMAPHIAFPMRFRLPHQPHLRPAWMIRAGLFLYDHLGKRTSLPASKGLKFGSESVLKPELTKGFEYSDCWVDDARLVVVNAQEVEERGGEVRTRTRVTRAWREDGMWMVEAEDIDTGKTFTWRAKGLVNATGPWVKHFFDDGLKLKSPYGIRLIKGSHIVVPRAHNQPQAYILQNEDHRIVFVIPWMDEFSIIGTTDVEYHGDPKDVKIDDNEIGYLLKVYNDHFKKQLTTEDIVWTYSGVRPLCDDESDSPQAVTRDYTLDVHDQDGKAPLLSVFGGKLTTYRKLAEHALEKLVKYYPKAGPAWTKTAVLPGGKLNGDRDTYSANLRSRFKWLPESLARRYARTYGSQTELFLNDATSLESLGEDFGHGFYEAELRYLVEKEWVSQLDDAIWRRTKLGMWLDKTQQQRVAEWLETHKQQKKHLSLAS; encoded by the coding sequence GTGGAAACCAAAGACTTGATCGTAATTGGTGGCGGTATTAATGGTACCGGCATCGCAGTCGACGCAGCTGGCCGCGGGCTGTCTGTTCTGCTGCTTGAAGCGCAAGACTTGGCCTGCGCGACCTCTTCGGCCAGTTCAAAACTGATCCACGGTGGCCTGCGCTATCTGGAACATTACGAATTCCGTCTGGTCAGCGAAGCGCTGGCTGAACGTGAAGTGCTGTTGAAAATGGCACCGCATATTGCATTCCCGATGCGTTTCCGTTTACCGCATCAGCCGCATTTGCGCCCGGCCTGGATGATCCGCGCCGGTTTGTTCCTGTACGACCATCTGGGCAAACGCACCAGCCTGCCGGCCAGTAAAGGTCTGAAATTCGGCAGCGAGTCCGTGCTGAAACCAGAACTGACCAAAGGTTTTGAATACTCGGATTGCTGGGTCGACGATGCGCGTTTAGTGGTCGTCAATGCACAGGAAGTGGAAGAACGTGGCGGCGAAGTTCGTACCCGCACCCGCGTGACCCGCGCATGGCGTGAGGACGGCATGTGGATGGTGGAAGCCGAAGATATCGACACCGGCAAAACCTTCACCTGGCGCGCCAAAGGTCTGGTGAACGCTACCGGTCCGTGGGTAAAACATTTCTTCGACGACGGCCTGAAGCTGAAATCGCCATACGGCATCCGTCTGATCAAAGGCAGCCATATTGTGGTGCCCCGTGCACACAATCAGCCGCAGGCCTACATTCTGCAAAACGAAGATCACCGCATTGTTTTCGTGATCCCGTGGATGGATGAATTCTCCATCATCGGCACCACCGACGTGGAATATCACGGCGATCCGAAAGACGTGAAAATCGATGACAATGAAATCGGTTATCTGCTGAAAGTGTATAACGACCACTTTAAGAAACAACTGACCACTGAAGACATCGTCTGGACTTATTCCGGCGTGCGCCCGCTGTGCGATGACGAATCAGATTCACCACAGGCGGTGACCCGCGATTACACGCTCGACGTTCACGATCAGGATGGCAAAGCGCCGCTGCTTTCTGTATTCGGCGGCAAGCTGACCACCTACCGTAAACTGGCAGAACACGCGCTGGAAAAACTGGTGAAGTACTATCCGAAAGCTGGCCCGGCGTGGACCAAAACGGCCGTGCTGCCTGGCGGGAAACTGAACGGAGACCGTGATACCTACAGCGCCAATCTGCGTTCCCGCTTCAAATGGTTACCGGAATCACTGGCACGCCGTTATGCGCGTACGTACGGCAGCCAGACAGAGTTATTCCTGAATGACGCGACCAGCCTTGAATCGCTGGGCGAAGATTTCGGTCACGGATTCTACGAAGCTGAACTGCGTTATCTGGTGGAAAAAGAGTGGGTTTCACAGCTTGATGATGCCATCTGGCGTCGTACCAAACTCGGTATGTGGCTGGATAAAACCCAGCAACAACGCGTCGCCGAGTGGCTGGAAACGCACAAACAGCAGAAGAAACATCTGTCGCTGGCGTCTTGA
- the glgP gene encoding glycogen phosphorylase — translation MTSPFNYNSPTVSVEALKHSIAYKLMFIIGKDPSIATQHDWLNATLFAVRDRMVERWLRSNRAQTSQDVRQVYYLSMEFLIGRTLSNALLAMGIYDDLKSALDEMGFDLEELIGEENDPGLGNGGLGRLAACFLDSLATLALPGRGYGIRYEYGMFAQSIINGEQKEAPDYWLEYGNPWEFQRYNTRYKVRFGGRVQHEGIKTRWLETEEVIACAYDQVIPGYDTDATNTLRLWGAQASNEINLGKFNQGDYFAAVEDKNHSENVSRVLYPDDSTYSGRELRLRQEYFLVSATVQDILNRHYTTHHTYDNLADKIAIHLNDTHPVLSIPELMRLLIDEHKFEWQAAWQTVCSVFSYTNHTLMSEALETWPVDMIGKILPRHLEIIFQINDHFLKEVAEKIPNDNGLLSRVSIIDEGNGRKVRMAWLAVIASHKVNGVSELHSELMVQSLFADFARIYPDRFCNKTNGVTPRRWLALANKPLSAVIDDAIGQTWRSDLSQLAELKQNLDYLSFLQAIRKAKLDNKKRLALYIAQKLNIVVDPKSLFDVQIKRIHEYKRQLMNVLHVITRYNRILEEPDAEWVPRTVIFAGKAASAYYAAKQIIRLINDVAAVINNDPRIGNKLKIVFIPNYSVSLAQLIIPAADLSEQISLAGTEASGTSNMKFALNGALTIGTLDGANVEMLEHVGEENIFIFGNTTPQVEELRRKGYNPHTYFEQDAELHQVLTQIATGVFSPGEPKRYTNLFDTLVNLGDHYQVLADYRSYVDTQDKVDELYKLPEEWTRRTLHNIANMGYFSSDRTIQEYADEIWNIKPVKL, via the coding sequence ATGACTTCACCGTTTAATTACAACTCACCGACAGTCAGTGTCGAAGCGCTTAAGCATTCTATTGCCTATAAACTGATGTTTATCATCGGCAAAGATCCGTCTATTGCGACACAACACGACTGGCTGAACGCCACATTGTTTGCGGTGCGCGATCGCATGGTGGAACGCTGGTTGCGTTCTAACCGGGCGCAAACCTCACAGGACGTCCGGCAGGTTTATTACCTGTCGATGGAGTTTCTGATTGGACGGACGCTTTCCAATGCGTTGCTGGCGATGGGTATTTACGACGACCTGAAAAGCGCGCTTGATGAAATGGGCTTTGATCTCGAAGAACTGATCGGTGAAGAAAATGACCCTGGTTTAGGCAACGGCGGACTCGGACGACTGGCGGCCTGTTTCCTTGATTCGCTGGCGACGCTGGCGCTGCCGGGGCGCGGTTACGGCATCCGGTATGAATACGGTATGTTTGCGCAAAGCATCATCAACGGTGAGCAAAAAGAAGCGCCGGATTACTGGCTGGAATACGGTAACCCGTGGGAATTCCAGCGTTACAATACCCGTTATAAAGTGCGTTTCGGCGGACGGGTGCAGCATGAAGGCATCAAAACCCGCTGGCTGGAAACCGAGGAGGTCATCGCCTGCGCCTATGATCAGGTCATTCCCGGCTACGACACCGACGCGACCAACACGCTGCGCTTGTGGGGCGCGCAGGCTAGTAACGAAATCAATCTGGGGAAATTTAATCAGGGCGATTACTTCGCGGCGGTGGAAGATAAAAACCATTCTGAGAACGTGTCCCGCGTGTTGTATCCCGATGACTCAACTTATTCTGGCCGCGAGCTGCGGTTGCGTCAGGAATATTTTCTGGTGTCGGCGACCGTGCAGGATATTCTCAACCGGCATTACACCACGCACCATACTTACGACAATCTGGCCGATAAAATCGCCATCCACCTCAACGACACGCACCCGGTATTGTCGATCCCTGAGCTGATGCGCCTGTTAATCGACGAGCATAAATTCGAGTGGCAAGCCGCGTGGCAAACCGTGTGCAGCGTGTTCTCTTACACCAACCACACGCTGATGAGCGAAGCGCTGGAAACCTGGCCGGTAGACATGATCGGCAAAATCCTGCCGCGTCATCTGGAGATTATTTTCCAGATTAACGATCACTTCCTCAAAGAAGTGGCGGAAAAGATACCCAATGATAATGGCCTGCTGTCGCGTGTCTCGATTATCGATGAAGGCAATGGCCGCAAAGTGCGGATGGCATGGCTTGCGGTCATCGCCAGCCACAAAGTTAACGGTGTGTCTGAGCTGCATTCCGAGCTGATGGTGCAGTCGTTGTTTGCTGATTTCGCCCGTATTTATCCGGACCGTTTCTGTAATAAAACCAACGGCGTGACGCCGCGCCGCTGGCTGGCACTGGCCAACAAACCGCTGTCAGCGGTAATTGACGATGCCATCGGCCAGACCTGGCGTTCTGATCTCAGCCAGCTGGCGGAACTGAAACAGAATCTGGATTACCTGAGCTTCCTGCAGGCAATCCGCAAGGCCAAGCTGGACAACAAAAAGCGGCTGGCGCTGTATATCGCCCAGAAGCTGAATATTGTGGTGGATCCGAAAAGCCTGTTCGACGTGCAGATTAAGCGTATCCACGAATATAAACGTCAGCTAATGAATGTGCTGCACGTCATCACCCGTTATAACCGCATTCTCGAAGAGCCAGACGCCGAATGGGTGCCACGCACAGTGATTTTCGCCGGTAAAGCGGCCTCGGCGTATTATGCGGCGAAGCAGATCATCCGGCTGATCAACGATGTGGCGGCGGTGATCAACAACGATCCGCGTATTGGCAACAAGCTGAAGATCGTTTTCATTCCGAACTACAGTGTCAGCCTGGCGCAACTGATCATTCCGGCGGCAGATCTTTCCGAGCAAATCTCTCTGGCCGGTACCGAAGCCTCCGGCACCAGTAACATGAAATTTGCTCTCAATGGCGCGCTGACTATCGGTACGCTTGACGGTGCCAACGTCGAAATGCTCGAACACGTGGGCGAGGAGAATATCTTTATCTTTGGCAATACCACGCCGCAGGTCGAGGAATTACGCCGCAAAGGCTACAACCCGCATACTTACTTCGAGCAGGATGCCGAGCTGCATCAGGTGCTGACGCAAATCGCCACCGGGGTCTTCAGCCCAGGCGAGCCGAAGCGCTACACCAACCTGTTCGATACGCTGGTCAATCTCGGCGATCACTATCAGGTGCTGGCGGATTACCGCAGTTATGTCGATACGCAGGATAAAGTCGATGAGCTGTATAAACTGCCGGAAGAATGGACGCGCCGCACGCTGCATAACATCGCCAACATGGGCTATTTCTCCTCGGACCGTACCATTCAGGAATACGCCGATGAGATCTGGAACATTAAGCCGGTGAAGTTGTAG
- the glgA gene encoding glycogen synthase GlgA, protein MQVLHVCSELFPLLKTGGLADVAGALPAAQIAEGADVRVLIPAFPDVKKGLGETQVIGTLATFAGHVTLSLGYFDGVGIYLIDVPGLYDRPGSPYHDQSSFAYPDNHLRFALLSWMACELALNFDPHWQPDIVHSHDWHAGLCSAYIRARNAPVRTVFTVHNLAFQGLFGAHHLDELYIPREFFQMHGLEFYGQISFLKAGLFYSDHVTTVSPTYAKEITRPEFGYGMESLLLEREMQGRLTGILNGVDDAIWQPRDDVLLSARYDAEDLRSKAVNKAYLQRAMGLDVDDSRLVFAVVSRLTSQKGLDLVLEALPDLLERGGQLALLGAGDAVLQQAFLAAAADNPGQVGVQLGYHEAFSHRIIGGADVIMVPSRFEPCGLTQLYGLKYGTLPLVRRTGGLADTVVDCALENLADGTASGFVFEEATGKSLGNAIRRAFVLWSRPKHWRHVQQHAMGIDFGWKVAAQEYITLYNRLLS, encoded by the coding sequence ATGCAGGTTTTACATGTTTGTTCTGAGCTGTTTCCGCTGTTAAAAACGGGCGGCCTTGCGGATGTCGCCGGTGCATTACCCGCCGCTCAGATTGCGGAAGGCGCGGATGTCCGCGTGCTCATTCCGGCTTTCCCTGACGTCAAAAAAGGACTGGGGGAAACACAGGTGATTGGCACGCTGGCAACTTTTGCCGGGCATGTCACCCTTTCACTGGGTTACTTTGATGGCGTGGGTATTTATCTGATTGATGTGCCGGGATTGTATGACCGTCCCGGCAGCCCGTATCACGATCAATCGTCGTTTGCCTATCCGGATAACCATCTGCGCTTTGCGTTGCTGAGCTGGATGGCCTGCGAACTGGCACTGAATTTCGATCCACACTGGCAACCCGATATCGTCCACTCTCATGACTGGCACGCCGGTCTATGTTCCGCGTATATCCGCGCCCGTAATGCGCCGGTGCGGACGGTTTTCACCGTACATAATCTGGCGTTTCAGGGATTGTTTGGCGCGCATCATCTCGATGAGCTGTATATCCCGCGCGAGTTCTTTCAGATGCACGGGCTGGAATTCTACGGCCAGATATCTTTCCTGAAAGCCGGTCTGTTCTATTCCGACCACGTGACCACCGTCAGCCCAACGTACGCGAAAGAAATCACCCGTCCGGAATTTGGCTATGGCATGGAATCGCTGCTGCTGGAACGTGAAATGCAAGGGCGGCTGACGGGGATCCTTAACGGCGTCGATGACGCTATCTGGCAGCCGCGTGATGACGTGCTGCTGTCAGCGCGTTACGACGCGGAGGATTTACGCTCGAAAGCGGTCAATAAAGCCTATCTGCAACGGGCGATGGGGCTGGATGTGGATGATTCGCGGCTGGTATTTGCTGTCGTCAGTCGCCTGACCAGCCAGAAAGGGCTGGATCTGGTGCTGGAAGCCTTGCCGGATTTACTCGAACGCGGCGGTCAGCTGGCGCTGCTGGGCGCGGGTGACGCGGTGCTGCAACAGGCATTTCTGGCAGCCGCGGCGGACAATCCTGGCCAGGTCGGCGTGCAGCTCGGCTATCACGAAGCGTTTTCCCATCGCATTATCGGCGGGGCGGATGTCATTATGGTGCCGAGCCGTTTTGAGCCTTGCGGATTAACCCAATTATATGGCCTCAAATACGGTACGTTGCCGCTGGTGCGCCGCACCGGCGGGCTGGCCGACACGGTGGTCGATTGTGCACTGGAAAATCTGGCCGACGGAACAGCCAGTGGTTTTGTCTTTGAAGAAGCAACGGGGAAATCGCTGGGAAATGCGATCCGCCGGGCATTTGTTTTGTGGAGCCGACCGAAACACTGGCGACACGTCCAACAACACGCCATGGGTATTGATTTTGGCTGGAAGGTGGCTGCGCAGGAATATATCACCCTGTATAACCGCCTGCTGTCCTGA
- the glgC gene encoding glucose-1-phosphate adenylyltransferase, which yields MATLDNRDPVMLARQLPLKSVALILAGGRGSRLKDLTATRAKPAVHFGGKFRIIDFALSNCLNSGIRRIGVITQYQSHTLVQHIQRGWSFLNEEMNEFVDLLPAQQRHSTEHWYKGTADAVYQNLDIIRRYNAEFVVILAGDHIYKMDYSRMLIDHVQKGGECTVACLEVPRTEASEFGVIGVTEDYHITSFVEKPKDPPPMPGNPDMALASMGIYIFNADYLFRMLEEDMASEESSHDFGKDLIPKLTRQGVARAHPFGLSCVTQNDEAPPYWRDVGTLDAYWRANLDLASVTPELDMYDRDWPIRTHMEPLPPAKFVQDRSGSHGMTMNSLVAGGVIVSGSVVVHSVLFPRVRVNSFCNIDSAIILPDVNVGRSCRLRKCVIDRACQIPEGMVIGENADEDSRRFYRSEGGVVLVTRAMLAKL from the coding sequence ATGGCGACATTAGATAACCGGGACCCGGTCATGCTGGCAAGGCAGTTGCCGCTGAAATCCGTGGCATTAATCCTTGCCGGGGGCCGTGGTTCGAGACTGAAAGATTTAACCGCAACCCGGGCAAAACCCGCCGTTCACTTTGGCGGAAAATTCCGCATCATTGATTTCGCCCTGTCAAATTGCCTGAACTCCGGCATTCGTCGCATCGGCGTGATTACACAATATCAGTCACACACGCTGGTTCAGCATATCCAGCGCGGCTGGTCTTTCCTTAACGAAGAAATGAACGAATTCGTGGATTTACTTCCGGCGCAGCAACGCCACAGCACCGAGCACTGGTACAAAGGTACCGCCGATGCGGTTTATCAGAATCTGGATATCATCCGCCGCTATAACGCCGAGTTTGTGGTGATCCTGGCGGGTGATCATATCTACAAGATGGACTACTCGCGGATGCTGATCGACCATGTGCAGAAGGGCGGTGAATGTACCGTCGCCTGCCTGGAAGTGCCGCGCACCGAGGCCAGTGAATTCGGTGTTATCGGCGTCACTGAGGATTATCACATCACCAGTTTCGTCGAAAAACCCAAAGACCCGCCGCCGATGCCCGGCAATCCCGATATGGCGCTGGCGAGCATGGGCATCTACATTTTTAATGCAGACTATCTGTTTCGCATGCTCGAAGAAGATATGGCGAGTGAAGAGTCGAGCCACGATTTCGGCAAAGACCTGATCCCGAAACTGACCCGTCAGGGCGTTGCCCGCGCGCATCCGTTTGGTCTTTCCTGCGTCACGCAAAACGATGAAGCGCCGCCGTACTGGCGTGATGTCGGCACGCTCGATGCCTACTGGCGCGCTAATCTGGATCTGGCTTCTGTCACGCCGGAACTGGATATGTACGACCGCGACTGGCCGATCCGTACCCACATGGAGCCGCTTCCGCCCGCCAAATTTGTACAGGATCGCTCAGGCAGCCACGGCATGACCATGAATTCGCTGGTGGCCGGTGGCGTGATTGTTTCCGGTTCGGTGGTGGTGCATTCCGTGCTGTTCCCGCGGGTACGCGTCAACTCTTTCTGCAATATCGATTCGGCCATCATCCTGCCGGATGTGAATGTGGGGCGTTCATGCCGTCTGCGCAAATGCGTCATTGACCGCGCTTGTCAGATCCCTGAAGGCATGGTGATTGGTGAGAATGCCGATGAAGACAGCCGCCGTTTCTACCGTTCGGAAGGTGGCGTGGTGCTGGTGACCCGCGCAATGCTGGCGAAACTATAA